From Deltaproteobacteria bacterium:
GAGTCCATGCGATGATTCGAATCTTTCTGTGTCTATTTTTAGCAGTAACGGGGTGCAGTAAAACCGGCAACGATGGGCCGAACCAAGAACCCACGAATAACAACACCAGCGACACTGTTGGTGATACAACTGACGAGAGCAACACAACCGGCGAAACCCAAGACCCATCAGATACAGATACCCCGACCCAGTGGGGAGAACTCAGCAACAATCCGGCCCAAACATTTTTCGCATCAGACTTATCCGAAGCGGTACGCGATGGCGTCAATCACGGATTACAAAAAGCCGCCGAGGCATGGGGCAACTACGGGCCACTGGAATACTGGGTGCTGGGAACTGAATCAGAAGCTGGTCTGGCCTTAATCACTGAGTTTTGTGAACGTAGAGAGTCGCTTGGTCAATGGTCCTTAGACCAGTGCATGGACCATCACACGCGCGCTGACAGCGACCACAACTTTATGAGCTATTTAGCGCTGGGCCAACAAGTCGTAGCAGAGAATACACCCATGGGTTCTATGGGACGAAACGGTAACCGAGACTGGGGCATTCACCTTTTCACCTCGTCTTACCCGTTTGGATTCGATGGCATCTTCGAGGGAATCATAGCTGAAGAAGAAATCAAAACGCTCTTCCACGAATACTTCCATGCCGTGCAGCACGCTCATATTTTCACCATGGACTACGACACGCGCGACCAGCTTTTGGGACCTACTTGGTTTGTAGAAGGCGGAGCAGAGTTTATGGCAGAATACACCACTGCCAAGCTTTGGGCTCAAGGAGAACTCTTCACCACAGAGGGAGCCAGTTTCCCAACACTTCGCGAACGGATGGAATGGAAACTTATTGGCGGCAAACAAAATCGTGACGACAACTGCCCGGGTAAGCAGCTTGCCGAGATCGACTACGGTGATGCTTGCAGCTATGCCGCATATGAACTGGGAGCATGGGGGAATGCCTATCTCCAATATAGAGCCGGAGAAGACGCCCTGCTCCAAGTATTTTTACCCAGTGTAGAAAACCTTGGTTGGGAGACGGCATTTGAGCAAGCATTTGGAATGTCGGCGGATTCATTCTACGCCGATTTTGAGGTCTTTCTAGAGCTACCGCTTCAAGAGCAGCTTGCCATTCTTCCGACCTTCTAAACCCAACCTTACAAGTTTTACTTACACCTACAAAACTCAGGCATCTCGCTTTTAGTTCAGCTGATTCGGCTCACGCTCGTTTGAAGTAAGCTCGCCCACTGGCATGCCAAATGTATTATCGATTTCTAACTTTGGCACACGGATAGGCTTTAAGGATTTTGATTCAGCATGGCCGCCCACTCGCTCGCGGCATACCTCGTTAAGGTAATCCGAGAGTTCAGGGTGCTCTTTTATCAAACCTTCAAAGTGTGACTTATCAAGAAACAACGCCCAACCCTCCGAATTCGCCATCACCTGTGCAGTTGCCGGCACTGAAGTGATAAGCGAAATCTCACCAAAAACATCACCTTGCTCTAAGGTGGCCACCTTCTTCAAAACATCCAGTGTGTTTGGCATTCTTACATCAACAGTACCGTTGGCAATGAGCCAAAGACCCTTCCGAGGCTCTCCATAGGAAACAAGAATGTCTCCTTTCGAGAATAATTTCTGGACGAAGGACTGTGCGAGCATACTCGCGGTGCCCACATCGAACTTTGCGAACAACGGGGATGTACGAATGAGGTTTTGAATCATACGCTTGTTACAAAACCGGCGAAGGTCTTCTTGAAACGTAGCACTCTTTTCACACAAGGCCAGCGCATCCGAACCCTGGAGTTCAATATAGGACACCTCGCTGGTTGCAATCACGTTTGCCCGTCGCTTGCACCTTGTAAACAAAGCCATCTCTCCGATGACGCTGCCCGCCCCAAGCCTAGCTAATCTCTTGTCGTCCAGAGTGACATTCACCTCACCCTCCGCGATGATTAAGACCGAGTTCGCATCCTCACCTGCCTTAATAATGGTCTCACCTGCGGCGACATACTCACATGCTAAATAGGGTGTTGCCGAAAGAAAGTGCTCGCATGGCATTTCCGTAAAGAGCGGCATAGGTAAAGCAATACCCTCGTAACTATCAATCGCCGGCTCTGCCAAGAACCCGAGCACACGGCCGACCTGTTCTTCGACCGATAGGGCTTTAAGCGTCTCTGGGTCGAGATTAGGAATATCCTTGCGAGTAAGTGGTGTGGCTTCGATGAAGATTTGCTCTACCATGGCTTCATCTGATGCAGAACTCGCAGCATGAAGACTACGCAGTCTTTCTTGAATTGGTGCCGACGTAAATCCTCGATAATCACTTGAGCCACATAAAACGAGGAGTGCTGGTAAGATATGACCCTGATGAACCAAATCATCAGCCACATGACATGCTGCCGTGATGGCATGGTTGCGAAATCCCAACTCACCAATGGCCGTCACCATACCCCGGCGTAACCGGTAATCTTTTGGACTCTCGTTTAGAGCCTCAACAAGAACTGGCAACAGGATGTCTTCTGGGCTCGTTCCGCACTCATCATTATTCATGAAATACTCTCCATGTTCATGCGGGGGCTGCTATTCGCTGAAACGCTATTGGTCAAGCACTTCACCACCACACATGCTTACATTGATGTCAGAGATTACCAGTAAATATCTCGGCGGCGCGAGCTAAACCACCAATACATTTAGTCTTTTTAATGAGTTCCGATTTCACCTAGCCTTTACCCTTCATGGTTACGTCCCGTCTGTGGTAGCAACTCGAACAAGACCGCAAACCAGGAGTGCCAATAATGGACGACGGACTTTACCCAGAAATCGAAGCCTATAAAACCGCTATGCTAGAGCGTGACGGGCACCAGCTCTACTACGAATTAAGCGGCAACCCAGATGGGCCTACCGCACTTTTTCTTCATGGCGGCCCTGGCGGCGGTACCTCTCCGCGTGTTCGGCGATTCTTTAACCCAAAGCATTACCGAATTGTGCTTTTGGACCAGCGCGGTGCCGGCAAAAGCGTTCCCAACGTAAGCGACAACTACGATGCAGCTCTTCGCAACAACACCACCTCTCACCTTGTTGCAGATATCGAAGCCCTTCGTGAGACTCTCGAAGTAGACGCCTGGCAACTTGTTCTTGGAGGCAGCTGGGGCTCGACGCTTGCCCTGGCGTACGCCGAAGCACATCCGGACCGCGTCCATCAACTGCTCCTTCGTGGGATTTTCACCTTTCTGCCCGACGAAGTGGACTCTCTATTC
This genomic window contains:
- a CDS encoding cyclic nucleotide-binding domain-containing protein, producing MNNDECGTSPEDILLPVLVEALNESPKDYRLRRGMVTAIGELGFRNHAITAACHVADDLVHQGHILPALLVLCGSSDYRGFTSAPIQERLRSLHAASSASDEAMVEQIFIEATPLTRKDIPNLDPETLKALSVEEQVGRVLGFLAEPAIDSYEGIALPMPLFTEMPCEHFLSATPYLACEYVAAGETIIKAGEDANSVLIIAEGEVNVTLDDKRLARLGAGSVIGEMALFTRCKRRANVIATSEVSYIELQGSDALALCEKSATFQEDLRRFCNKRMIQNLIRTSPLFAKFDVGTASMLAQSFVQKLFSKGDILVSYGEPRKGLWLIANGTVDVRMPNTLDVLKKVATLEQGDVFGEISLITSVPATAQVMANSEGWALFLDKSHFEGLIKEHPELSDYLNEVCRERVGGHAESKSLKPIRVPKLEIDNTFGMPVGELTSNEREPNQLN